Within Gammaproteobacteria bacterium, the genomic segment GGGAAAACCCTATCAATATTTGAGCCCTGGAACACAAGGCAACATCGATATTTATACACAAGGTGCGGATAATGCACCGGGCGGTGAAGGAGCCAATGCCGATATAGGCAACTGGAACCTTAACCAATAAAAAGTCACCTTTGATTTTTTAACTCAGCAACTATATGAACAGATCACGTGGTTTCACTTTGCTGGAAATTATGGTTGTGGTGCTCATCATTGGCATCATACTCAGCTTTGCAACGCTCTCTTTTCGTGACAATAAAGTTCCAGTATTAAAAGAAGAGGCGCAGCGGCTGGCTGCGCTTCTGGACTTAGCCCGCGAAGAGGCCATTCTGACTTCACGTGAATATTCCGTTGTATTAAAAGAAACGGGCTATGACTTTCAACAATTCCTGGATCAAGAGTGGTTGCCCCTTGTAGATGATAAAATTCTAAGACCGAGAGAACTCCCTAAAGGCATCATTATGGAGGCTGATCTTGAAGGCGAATCCATTCTATTTGGTGGCGAAGAAGAGATACGACTTTATATTTTTTCCAGCGGAGAACTCACACCCTTTGACCTTTTTCTACACTACGATGGTGAAACACAAGGATTCCACGTCGTCGGCCAGATCACAGGAAAGATCGAGTTCAAAGACCCACAAAAAAAACCGTGAACATTCAATCTGAAAATAGAGGTTTTACGCTCATCGAAGTCACCGTCGCACTGCTCGTGCTGGCCATTGCTTTGAGCGCCATCATCAAAACAGTCAGTGACAATATCAGCAATGCAAGTTACTTGCGTGATAAAACCATCGCTCACTGGGTGGCAATGAACAAAGTCACTGAACTGCATGTATCTGATGTATTGCCAGCAACAGGTTCAACCACTGGCGAAATGGAAATGGCAGGCCGAGAATGGTTTTGGAAAGCCGAAATCACGGCCACAGAGGATGACTATGTACACAAGCTCAACGTAGAAGTAAAAACAGAGCGCAACGACGAGTTCCCATTAGCCACGCTGGGGGGATTTGTAGGTCGCCTGGAATAATGAACATTCAACACCATCAAAACCGAGGTTTTACGCTGCTTGAGCTACTCGTCGCACTCATGGTTTTTGCGGTCATGTCCCTCATGGTTTTTACTGGGCTTACTAGCGTTTTAAATGCTTACAGCCATGTATCAGAAAAAACAGAGCAACTAAATGAGTTACAATCAGCATTTAGCCTGATCACGCGAGATATCGAACAAGCCATTGGCCGCCCGATTCGTGATAGCTACGGTGACCCACAAGAGCCCATGATGAATAACGGCGAAGCCATCGGCACTGTATTGGAGTTTACTCGCACGGGTCGCCCTAATCCAGCCGCTTTACAACGCAGTCACTTACAGCGAATCGCTTACACATTAGATGACAATCAACTCATCCGTTTAAGTTGGGCAGTGCTGGATCGTGCTCCTGACTCAGAGCCATTAAAGAGCTTACTGCTTACCAAGGTAAAATCAGCTTCAGTACGTTTTCTCAATAAAGATATGGAGTGGCAAGAAGATTGGCCAACCAAAACCAAACAGGAAATTGATGATGGAGTCATCAAAATACCCCGCGCTGTCGAACTGACTATTGAGTCAGAAGTCTGGGGTGAAATCAAACGACTTTTCAGAGTGCCAGGCGATGTTAAATAGAGAGAAACAAAAAGGCGTTGCATTAATTACAGCGGTACTGGTCGTCGCTTTGGTCACAGTATTGGCGGTCAACATGATCTCACGTCAGCAGATTGATATCCGGCGCACAGGTAATATATTAAATACTGAAACAGCCTACATGTACGCATTAGGCATCGAATCATGGGGCATTGGTATTTTATTAAGAGACCGTGCCAACAATCAAGTCGATGCACTGGGTGAAGATTGGGCCATGACCATCCCCCCCATTGATGTCGATGGAGGGCAGGTTGTTGGCCGTATTGAAGATATGCAGGGCCGCTTTAATCTAAACAATTTGCTTGATAGCAGTGGTGACCTTAGCGTACCTGATTACGATATATTCAGGCGCCTTCTAAGCGCTCTGGATCTTGACCCTGATATTGCCGACAAGGTATTCGACTGGATTGATCAAGACAGTGACGTGGATAATAGTGGCGCTGAAGATTATGATTACCTGGGAGCACAACCTGCTTATCGCACAGCCAACACAGCAATAGTCAGCCCCAGCGAGTTGCGATTAATCAGTGGAATTGATGATGAAACGTACAAAACACTTGCCCCCTTTATCTCCGCACTGCCCAGAGGCATCCCTCCCGAGCCCACAAAAATCAATATTAATACCGCACGCGCTCCTGTGATTCAGGCGCTTAATCAAAATATTACGCCAACAGATGCACAGGAATTTGTTGAATCACGTAGCGAAGATGGGTACAGCGATATTAATAGTTTTAAAAATGATATTGGTGCAGGTAATATTGACCCACAAACAGAAAAAAGGCTGAGCGTGAAGTCAGAATATTTTATACTGACAGGCGAATCACTCTTTGGACGTGGGCGTCAACTGCTCACGACTTTAGTACATCGACCTGACACAGGAAAAGCTGCCGTAATAATGCGTGGCCAAGGGGCTTATTAGACAATGCAAAACCAACTCTTCATTCGCTTTGATGAAAAAGAGCCCCAGACAGTTCAATGGCTCGAATACTCAGATATGGGCGAACAAACCGGTCAGATTAATAGTGGCACACTTGATGATGCTGCCGTAGTCGCACAAAATCATCAACGAATTATTATCCTGATACCCAGCACACAACTATTGCTGACCAGCGCCCACATCCCGACAAAAAACAGACAGCGCATTGCAAAAGCACTGCCTTACAGCATTGAAGAACAGATGGTCGATGATGTTGAAAATATGCACTTTGCTATCGGTGAACACAGTGATGA encodes:
- the gspH gene encoding type II secretion system minor pseudopilin GspH; this encodes MNRSRGFTLLEIMVVVLIIGIILSFATLSFRDNKVPVLKEEAQRLAALLDLAREEAILTSREYSVVLKETGYDFQQFLDQEWLPLVDDKILRPRELPKGIIMEADLEGESILFGGEEEIRLYIFSSGELTPFDLFLHYDGETQGFHVVGQITGKIEFKDPQKKP
- the gspI gene encoding type II secretion system minor pseudopilin GspI — encoded protein: MNIQSENRGFTLIEVTVALLVLAIALSAIIKTVSDNISNASYLRDKTIAHWVAMNKVTELHVSDVLPATGSTTGEMEMAGREWFWKAEITATEDDYVHKLNVEVKTERNDEFPLATLGGFVGRLE
- the gspJ gene encoding type II secretion system minor pseudopilin GspJ; this translates as MNIQHHQNRGFTLLELLVALMVFAVMSLMVFTGLTSVLNAYSHVSEKTEQLNELQSAFSLITRDIEQAIGRPIRDSYGDPQEPMMNNGEAIGTVLEFTRTGRPNPAALQRSHLQRIAYTLDDNQLIRLSWAVLDRAPDSEPLKSLLLTKVKSASVRFLNKDMEWQEDWPTKTKQEIDDGVIKIPRAVELTIESEVWGEIKRLFRVPGDVK
- the gspK gene encoding type II secretion system minor pseudopilin GspK codes for the protein MKSNDFSECQAMLNREKQKGVALITAVLVVALVTVLAVNMISRQQIDIRRTGNILNTETAYMYALGIESWGIGILLRDRANNQVDALGEDWAMTIPPIDVDGGQVVGRIEDMQGRFNLNNLLDSSGDLSVPDYDIFRRLLSALDLDPDIADKVFDWIDQDSDVDNSGAEDYDYLGAQPAYRTANTAIVSPSELRLISGIDDETYKTLAPFISALPRGIPPEPTKININTARAPVIQALNQNITPTDAQEFVESRSEDGYSDINSFKNDIGAGNIDPQTEKRLSVKSEYFILTGESLFGRGRQLLTTLVHRPDTGKAAVIMRGQGAY